The Leucobacter chromiiresistens genome has a window encoding:
- a CDS encoding FadR/GntR family transcriptional regulator has product MKAHEAVMEWVTEELRSGRLHIGDHLPGERALAEALQVSRSSLREALRVLEALGTIRTATGSGPRSGTIITASPEQALTLALNLQLATSQVEHHHVYEMRLLLESWAAEHSDPARGDWEQAGLLLDRMDDPDLPVEKFLPLDAEFHVLLSRAANNPLTSTLMDALRVSIADHTLQRAQALPDWTRTAERLRAEHRGILESLRDGDRDTAVERIRAHIRGYYFETAR; this is encoded by the coding sequence ATGAAGGCTCACGAGGCGGTCATGGAGTGGGTGACCGAGGAGCTGCGCAGCGGGCGGCTGCACATCGGCGACCACCTGCCCGGGGAGCGCGCGCTCGCCGAGGCGCTGCAGGTCTCCCGCAGCTCGCTGCGCGAGGCGCTGCGCGTGCTCGAAGCCCTGGGCACGATCCGCACGGCGACGGGCTCGGGCCCGCGATCCGGCACCATCATCACGGCCTCCCCCGAGCAGGCGCTCACGCTCGCGCTGAACCTGCAGCTCGCGACGAGCCAGGTGGAGCACCACCACGTCTACGAGATGCGCCTGCTGCTCGAGAGCTGGGCCGCCGAGCACTCCGACCCGGCGCGTGGCGACTGGGAGCAGGCGGGCCTCCTGCTCGACCGCATGGACGACCCCGATCTGCCGGTCGAGAAGTTCCTGCCCCTCGACGCCGAGTTCCACGTGCTGCTCTCGCGCGCGGCGAACAATCCGCTGACGAGCACGCTCATGGACGCCCTGCGCGTGTCGATCGCCGACCACACGCTGCAGCGCGCGCAGGCGCTGCCTGACTGGACGCGCACGGCCGAGCGCCTGCGCGCGGAGCACCGCGGCATCCTCGAGAGCCTGCGAGACGGCGACCGCGATACCGCCGTCGAGCGGATCCGCGCGCACATCCGCGGGTACTACTTCGAGACCGCCCGCTGA